One Sphingopyxis macrogoltabida genomic region harbors:
- a CDS encoding LptA/OstA family protein: MNRLWTMKSMALAGASFALTALALVSTGSGDTAQAQALANHNSSAPVDFAAGSIEVQDRADRVVLAGDVRVTQAGLTVTAPRMTVAYTRSGGTDVNRLDATGGVTVVKGDERASGNVAIYDLDRRLITMVGNVQLTQRGNRLNGGRLVIDLNSGRATVDGRGAARGPDGNPVQGGTGGRVTGTFTVPERKQ, translated from the coding sequence ATGAACCGCCTCTGGACCATGAAGAGCATGGCACTTGCTGGCGCCTCCTTCGCGCTCACCGCCCTCGCGCTCGTATCGACGGGATCAGGTGACACGGCGCAGGCGCAGGCGCTCGCGAATCATAACAGCAGCGCCCCGGTCGATTTCGCCGCTGGCAGCATCGAGGTGCAGGACCGCGCCGACCGCGTCGTGCTCGCGGGCGATGTCCGGGTAACGCAGGCCGGGCTGACGGTCACCGCGCCGCGGATGACGGTCGCCTACACGCGCTCGGGCGGCACCGACGTCAACCGGCTCGACGCGACCGGCGGGGTGACCGTGGTCAAGGGCGACGAACGCGCATCGGGCAATGTCGCGATCTACGATCTCGACCGGCGGCTGATCACGATGGTCGGCAATGTCCAGCTGACCCAGCGCGGCAACCGCCTGAACGGCGGGCGGCTGGTGATCGACCTGAATAGCGGCCGCGCGACGGTCGACGGCCGCGGCGCCGCGCGCGGTCCCGACGGCAATCCGGTGCAGGGTGGTACCGGCGGGCGCGTGACGGGCACCTTCACGGTACCGGAAAGAAAGCAGTAA
- the pdeM gene encoding ligase-associated DNA damage response endonuclease PdeM, with product MPPPPVLDFAGHQFVAFADRALFWPRHGALIVADLHLEKASWYAAHGQPLPPYDSHDTLDRLARLAAETGARAIWCLGDSFHDRHAASRIVPAVAGRLHGQAATTRLLWIAGNHDGLSGGAWGGEVADELAIDGIVLRHQCDPAETRPELSGHFHPKVRLTIRGRSVARACFAGDARRLILPAFGSLTGGLDVQHPAIAANFSGSYRAMLVAQGRLVAFPCRGGASDDATASRIAIGG from the coding sequence ATGCCGCCGCCGCCCGTCCTCGATTTTGCCGGCCACCAGTTCGTCGCTTTCGCCGATCGCGCGCTGTTCTGGCCGCGCCACGGCGCGCTGATCGTCGCCGACCTGCATCTCGAAAAGGCGAGTTGGTACGCGGCGCACGGCCAGCCGCTGCCGCCCTATGACAGCCACGACACGCTCGACCGGCTGGCGCGGCTCGCGGCCGAGACCGGTGCACGCGCAATCTGGTGCCTCGGCGACAGCTTTCACGACCGCCACGCCGCGAGCCGGATCGTACCGGCGGTCGCCGGGCGGCTGCACGGCCAGGCGGCGACGACGCGGCTGCTGTGGATCGCGGGCAATCACGACGGGCTTTCGGGCGGCGCGTGGGGCGGCGAGGTCGCCGACGAGCTGGCGATCGACGGTATCGTCCTGCGCCATCAATGCGACCCTGCCGAAACGCGGCCTGAACTCAGCGGCCATTTCCACCCCAAGGTGCGGCTGACGATTCGCGGGCGCAGCGTCGCCCGCGCCTGCTTCGCGGGCGACGCGCGGCGGCTGATTCTGCCCGCTTTCGGCAGCCTGACCGGCGGGCTCGACGTGCAACACCCGGCGATCGCCGCAAATTTTTCTGGCAGCTACCGCGCGATGCTCGTCGCGCAGGGTCGGTTGGTCGCCTTTCCCTGCCGCGGCGGGGCGAGCGATGACGCTACGGCAAGCCGCATCGCAATCGGCGGATGA
- the ybaL gene encoding YbaL family putative K(+) efflux transporter encodes MPHDTTLIGTVVAGLGVAFLMGALAHRLKISPIAGYLLAGVMVGPFTPGFVADTGLAMQLAEIGVILLMFGVGLHFSLKDLLSVRKIAVPGAIVQMAVATGLGIGLGLWLGWSLAGSAVFGLALSVASTVVLLRALQARDMVETEKGRIAVGWLIVEDLAMVLALVLLPALFGGGGDEGGSAGLLESAGIVALKVVGFVAFMLVVARRILPWVLHWVAHTGSRELFRLAVLAIALGVAFGAAVVFDVSFALGAFFAGMILGETQLSRRAAEETLPLRDAFAVLFFVSVGMLFDPKVLVEQPGPVIATVAIIVFGKSLAAWAIVRAFGHPNQTALTVSVSLAQIGEFSFILAGLGVGLKVMPAEARDLILAGSILSILFNPLFFTLAVRRIRSEEAPAADGDADVEAVAAEPARTVLIGFGRVGSHIGELLCGRGETLTVIEDQKDMAAAAGAAGATVIVGNAASESVLRQAGLDTASTLLIAIPEGVEAGAIVRRARAINPKLVIVARAHSDEEVNDLVRRGADHVVMAERETAARMAERALLARG; translated from the coding sequence ATGCCGCATGACACCACCCTCATCGGCACCGTGGTCGCTGGCCTCGGCGTCGCCTTTTTGATGGGCGCGCTCGCGCATCGGCTGAAAATTTCGCCGATCGCGGGCTATCTCCTCGCGGGGGTGATGGTCGGGCCGTTCACGCCCGGCTTCGTCGCCGACACCGGGCTGGCGATGCAGCTGGCCGAGATCGGCGTCATCCTGCTGATGTTCGGCGTCGGGCTGCACTTTTCGCTGAAAGACCTGCTCTCGGTGCGCAAGATCGCGGTGCCGGGGGCGATCGTCCAGATGGCGGTCGCGACGGGCCTTGGCATCGGGCTCGGGCTGTGGCTCGGCTGGTCGCTCGCGGGCAGCGCGGTGTTCGGGCTGGCGCTGTCGGTCGCGAGCACCGTTGTGCTGCTGCGCGCGCTGCAGGCGCGCGATATGGTCGAGACCGAAAAGGGCCGCATCGCGGTCGGCTGGCTGATCGTCGAGGATCTGGCGATGGTGCTGGCGCTCGTCCTCCTCCCCGCGCTGTTCGGCGGCGGCGGGGACGAAGGGGGTTCGGCGGGCTTGCTCGAGTCGGCGGGGATCGTCGCGCTGAAGGTCGTCGGCTTCGTCGCCTTCATGCTGGTCGTCGCGCGGCGCATCCTGCCGTGGGTGCTGCACTGGGTGGCGCACACCGGTTCGCGCGAGCTGTTCCGCCTTGCCGTACTTGCGATCGCGCTCGGCGTCGCGTTCGGCGCGGCGGTGGTGTTCGACGTCAGCTTTGCGCTCGGTGCCTTCTTCGCGGGGATGATCCTCGGCGAGACGCAATTGAGCCGCCGCGCCGCCGAGGAGACGCTGCCGCTGCGCGACGCCTTTGCGGTGCTGTTCTTCGTTTCGGTCGGCATGCTCTTCGATCCCAAGGTGCTCGTCGAGCAGCCGGGGCCGGTGATCGCGACGGTCGCGATCATCGTGTTCGGCAAATCGCTCGCGGCATGGGCGATCGTCCGCGCCTTCGGCCACCCCAATCAGACCGCGCTGACGGTGTCGGTCAGCCTCGCCCAGATCGGCGAATTTTCCTTCATTCTCGCCGGGCTCGGCGTCGGATTGAAGGTGATGCCCGCCGAGGCGCGCGACCTGATCCTTGCCGGATCGATCCTGTCGATCCTGTTCAACCCGCTTTTCTTCACGCTCGCGGTGCGGCGGATCCGGTCGGAGGAGGCCCCCGCGGCCGACGGCGACGCCGATGTCGAGGCGGTGGCGGCCGAACCCGCGCGCACCGTGCTGATCGGCTTTGGCCGCGTCGGCAGCCATATCGGCGAGCTTTTGTGCGGGCGCGGCGAGACGCTGACGGTGATCGAGGACCAGAAGGACATGGCCGCCGCCGCAGGGGCGGCGGGCGCAACGGTGATCGTCGGCAACGCCGCGAGCGAGAGCGTGCTGCGCCAGGCCGGGCTCGACACCGCCTCGACCTTGCTGATCGCGATCCCCGAGGGGGTCGAGGCCGGCGCGATCGTCCGCCGCGCGCGCGCGATCAATCCGAAGCTGGTGATCGTCGCGCGCGCGCATTCGGACGAGGAGGTGAACGACCTCGTCCGCCGCGGCGCCGACCATGTCGTGATGGCCGAACGCGAAACCGCGGCGCGAATGGCCGAACGGGCGCTGCTGGCGCGGGGCTAA
- a CDS encoding phytase — translation MVHKEGVIEQIALDLSGPRATGKVVRRFDLKSRSEGCVADDRTGLLYVAEDKVALWRFDTAPGRAMTPVKIADVDGVQLHKDAEGLAILPHGKDGGLLFASSQGDDSIAVFRLPGAEYAGAFRIAGGSIDGTEDTDGIALHAGDFGKDWPAGLFVAHDGENRDATGGKAPQNFKLVPLGEILAALGETAEREPE, via the coding sequence ATGGTGCATAAGGAAGGCGTGATCGAACAGATCGCGCTCGACCTGTCGGGTCCGCGGGCGACCGGCAAGGTCGTCCGCCGCTTTGATCTCAAGAGCCGCAGCGAGGGCTGCGTCGCCGACGACCGAACCGGCCTGCTCTATGTCGCCGAAGACAAGGTCGCGCTGTGGCGGTTCGACACCGCGCCCGGCCGCGCGATGACCCCAGTGAAGATCGCCGACGTCGACGGAGTGCAGCTACACAAGGACGCCGAAGGCCTCGCGATCCTGCCGCACGGTAAGGATGGCGGCCTGCTCTTCGCCTCCAGCCAAGGGGATGACAGCATCGCGGTCTTCCGCCTGCCGGGCGCCGAATATGCCGGTGCCTTCCGCATCGCTGGCGGGAGCATCGACGGCACCGAGGACACCGACGGCATCGCGCTGCACGCGGGTGATTTCGGCAAGGACTGGCCTGCCGGGCTGTTCGTCGCGCATGACGGCGAGAACCGCGATGCGACGGGCGGGAAGGCGCCGCAGAATTTCAAGCTGGTGCCGCTGGGTGAGATATTGGCGGCGCTGGGCGAAACTGCGGAGCGCGAGCCGGAATAA
- a CDS encoding retroviral-like aspartic protease family protein, with the protein MTRLAAPSPLWALLLATPLLLGSTQPTAAPPASASAPVPHPADMVANPATTGEVVPFIQPFDLDATRRMAVPVMVGGQGPFSFLVDTGAERTVIARELADRLGLAEGAKLRLATIGSSAIVQSYRVAALQMTDLSLSPFEAPAFSGRHIGAAGLIGVDMLEKRRVLIDFRAETMEILDSRPRAKPIIHDDDAIVVTARNMAGRLILSDARIDGKRVDVIVDTGAQTSVGNLALQRLVAARRQNRVPFFPTVLNAVSGEAVPAMRTAIKRITINGAEVSDLPVSFADSQAFRALNIENRPALLLGMDSLALFDRVEIDFPNKRVVFDLPSRADRQTRQRFAAATPTRMLVASR; encoded by the coding sequence ATGACCCGTCTTGCCGCGCCTTCGCCGCTTTGGGCCCTGCTGCTCGCCACGCCGCTGCTGCTGGGTTCGACCCAGCCCACCGCCGCCCCGCCGGCGTCTGCGTCGGCCCCGGTGCCGCACCCTGCCGACATGGTCGCGAACCCCGCCACGACCGGCGAGGTCGTGCCGTTCATCCAGCCTTTCGACCTCGACGCGACGCGGCGGATGGCGGTGCCGGTGATGGTCGGCGGACAGGGGCCCTTTTCCTTTCTGGTCGATACCGGCGCCGAACGGACGGTGATCGCCCGCGAACTCGCCGACCGCCTCGGCCTCGCCGAGGGCGCGAAGCTCCGCCTCGCGACGATCGGCAGCTCGGCGATCGTCCAAAGCTATCGCGTCGCGGCGCTGCAGATGACCGATCTCAGCCTGTCGCCGTTCGAGGCGCCTGCCTTCTCGGGGCGGCATATCGGGGCCGCGGGGCTGATCGGGGTCGACATGCTCGAGAAGCGCCGCGTGCTGATCGACTTTCGTGCCGAGACGATGGAGATTCTCGATTCGCGGCCGCGCGCGAAGCCGATCATCCACGACGACGACGCGATCGTCGTCACCGCGCGCAACATGGCGGGGCGGCTGATCCTGTCGGATGCGCGGATCGACGGCAAGCGCGTCGACGTGATCGTCGACACGGGGGCGCAGACCAGCGTCGGCAATCTGGCGCTCCAGCGGCTGGTCGCCGCGCGGCGCCAGAACCGCGTGCCCTTTTTCCCGACCGTGCTCAATGCGGTATCGGGCGAGGCGGTTCCGGCGATGCGGACGGCGATCAAGCGGATCACGATCAACGGCGCCGAGGTGAGCGACCTGCCGGTCAGTTTCGCCGATTCACAGGCGTTTCGCGCGCTGAACATCGAAAACCGGCCGGCGCTCCTGCTCGGCATGGACAGCCTGGCCTTGTTCGACCGGGTCGAGATCGATTTCCCGAACAAGCGCGTCGTCTTCGACCTGCCGAGCCGGGCCGACCGCCAAACGCGGCAGCGCTTTGCCGCGGCTACCCCGACGAGGATGCTTGTGGCGAGCCGGTGA
- a CDS encoding ABCB family ABC transporter ATP-binding protein/permease, which translates to MPPDTSTSANASREPPVLATLKRFLPYLWPAGHTEHKLRIVVAALIVLASKGVQLSMGFLYGAAIDRMAPGMEEGVALAIGLVLAYAGARFAGVLFDNLRNVVFERVGQDATRELAIATFTHLHALSLRFHLARRTGEVTKVIERGTKSIDTMLYFLLFNIAPTVIELVAVLVIFWSKFSFGLASATALMVILYIIFTRKVTDWRNALRVRMNDLDTLTVGRSVDSLLNYETVKYFGAEEREAARYRDVADQYARAAVKSENSLAWLNVGQSFITNAAMAGAMGYTVWGWSTGEYKVGDVVLVNTLLAQLFRPLDMLGMVYRVIRQGLIDMEAMFRLIDTPPEIRDVDGAWPLLVGGGAVAFENVVFGYEPDRTILNGVSFAVGAGETLAIVGPSGAGKSTIARLLFRFYDPQGGRITIDDQDISQVTQASLRAEIGIVPQDTVLFNDTIGYNIAYGREDASADDIAAAAKGAAIDSFIALLPQGYDTEVGERGLKLSGGEKQRVAIARTLLKNPPLLILDEATSALDSRTEAAIQDTLERIAERRTTLVIAHRLSTVTGADRIIVLEKGRVAETGTHDQLLAMRGLYADMWARQQAEKEEGTV; encoded by the coding sequence ATGCCGCCCGATACCTCCACCAGCGCCAACGCCAGCCGCGAACCGCCCGTTCTGGCAACGCTGAAGCGTTTCCTGCCCTATCTGTGGCCGGCGGGGCATACCGAACACAAGCTGCGCATCGTCGTCGCGGCGCTCATCGTGCTGGCGTCGAAGGGCGTGCAACTGTCGATGGGTTTCCTCTACGGCGCCGCGATCGATCGGATGGCGCCGGGGATGGAGGAGGGCGTCGCGCTCGCGATCGGCCTTGTCCTCGCCTATGCCGGCGCGCGCTTTGCCGGGGTGCTCTTCGACAATCTGCGCAACGTCGTGTTCGAACGCGTCGGGCAGGATGCGACGCGCGAACTCGCGATCGCGACCTTCACCCACCTCCATGCGCTGTCCTTGCGCTTCCACCTCGCGCGGCGAACCGGCGAAGTGACCAAGGTGATCGAGCGCGGGACCAAGAGCATCGACACGATGCTCTATTTCCTGCTCTTCAACATCGCGCCGACGGTGATCGAACTCGTCGCGGTGCTCGTCATCTTCTGGAGCAAGTTCAGCTTCGGCCTCGCCAGCGCGACGGCGCTGATGGTGATCCTCTACATCATCTTCACGCGCAAGGTCACCGACTGGCGCAATGCCCTGCGCGTCCGCATGAACGACCTCGACACGCTGACCGTCGGGCGCAGCGTCGACAGCCTGCTCAATTACGAGACGGTCAAATATTTCGGCGCCGAGGAACGCGAGGCGGCGCGCTATCGCGACGTCGCCGACCAATATGCGCGCGCCGCGGTGAAGAGCGAGAACAGCCTCGCGTGGCTCAACGTCGGGCAGAGCTTCATCACCAACGCCGCGATGGCGGGCGCGATGGGCTATACGGTGTGGGGCTGGTCGACCGGCGAGTATAAGGTCGGCGATGTGGTGCTGGTGAACACCTTGCTCGCGCAACTCTTCCGCCCGCTCGACATGCTCGGCATGGTGTATCGCGTGATCCGGCAGGGCCTCATCGATATGGAGGCGATGTTCCGCCTGATCGACACGCCGCCCGAAATCCGCGACGTCGACGGCGCCTGGCCGCTCCTCGTGGGCGGCGGCGCGGTGGCGTTCGAGAATGTCGTCTTCGGTTACGAGCCCGACCGGACGATCCTGAACGGAGTCAGCTTCGCGGTCGGCGCCGGCGAAACGCTGGCGATCGTCGGGCCATCGGGGGCAGGCAAGTCGACGATCGCGCGGCTGCTCTTCCGCTTCTACGATCCGCAGGGCGGGCGGATCACGATCGACGACCAGGATATTTCGCAGGTGACGCAGGCGAGCCTGCGCGCCGAGATCGGCATCGTCCCGCAGGACACGGTGCTGTTCAACGACACCATCGGCTATAATATAGCCTATGGCCGCGAGGACGCGAGCGCCGACGACATCGCGGCGGCGGCCAAGGGCGCGGCGATCGACAGCTTCATCGCGCTGTTGCCGCAGGGCTATGACACCGAGGTCGGCGAGCGCGGGCTCAAGCTGTCGGGCGGCGAGAAACAGCGCGTCGCGATCGCGCGCACGCTGCTCAAGAATCCGCCGCTGCTGATCCTCGACGAAGCGACGAGCGCGCTCGACAGCCGCACCGAGGCGGCGATCCAGGACACGCTGGAACGGATTGCCGAGCGCCGCACGACCTTGGTGATCGCGCACCGCCTGTCGACGGTGACAGGCGCCGATCGGATCATCGTGCTCGAGAAGGGCCGCGTCGCCGAAACCGGCACGCACGACCAGCTCCTCGCCATGCGCGGGCTCTACGCCGACATGTGGGCGCGGCAGCAGGCGGAGAAGGAAGAAGGGACGGTTTAG
- the lptC gene encoding LPS export ABC transporter periplasmic protein LptC yields the protein MSERADLDRTMRRMWAASGSSHDKVVRILRYGLPLVIGVVAAILIFSPFTQRTEISFLLAKDKVEVAKERMKVTRAEYRGQDSKGQPFALLAGSAVQQSSAEPVVQMNELSGAIKLADGPATIAAANGAYNMDTEKVDVPGTVKVRSAGGYRIDASNVAIDLKSRSLVGRGGVSGALNIGPFSANQLSADLDQRIVRLSGNARLRINQGVLK from the coding sequence ATGTCCGAACGCGCCGACCTTGATCGCACGATGCGCCGGATGTGGGCGGCCAGCGGGTCGAGCCACGACAAGGTCGTGCGCATCTTGCGCTATGGCCTGCCTTTGGTCATCGGCGTCGTCGCCGCAATCCTGATCTTCTCGCCCTTTACCCAGCGCACCGAGATCAGCTTCCTGCTCGCCAAGGACAAGGTCGAGGTGGCGAAGGAGCGGATGAAGGTGACGCGCGCCGAATATCGCGGCCAGGATTCGAAGGGACAGCCCTTCGCCCTGCTCGCGGGCAGCGCGGTCCAGCAGTCGAGCGCCGAGCCGGTCGTGCAGATGAACGAGCTGTCGGGCGCGATCAAGCTCGCCGACGGCCCCGCGACGATCGCTGCGGCGAACGGCGCCTATAATATGGACACCGAAAAGGTCGACGTGCCGGGAACGGTGAAGGTGCGCAGCGCCGGCGGGTACCGCATCGATGCCAGCAATGTCGCGATCGACCTCAAGAGCCGCAGCCTCGTCGGGCGCGGCGGGGTCAGCGGGGCGTTGAATATCGGGCCGTTTTCGGCCAATCAGCTGTCGGCCGACCTCGACCAGCGGATCGTCCGCCTGTCGGGCAATGCGCGGCTCAGGATCAATCAGGGAGTGCTCAAATGA
- a CDS encoding cold-shock protein, which translates to MSFNKDRRGQRGRGKRDDFGNFDSFEPAPYGGDSYGGGRGGFGDRDRGGFGGGDRGGGFGGGDRGGFGGGGGGGFGGGRGGGMPAQVVGEGNGTVKFFNPSKGFGFVARDDGGEDVFVHISAVEQAGLQGLASGQPLGFTLVERNGKVSAIDLKIEGEPLPVEEFAPRRDDRGGPGGDRPGGARGRRQLTGERTSGTVKFFNTTKGFGFIARDDGQADAFVHISAVQRAGMAGLEEGDRVAFDIEVDDRGKFAAVNLQPHQD; encoded by the coding sequence ATGAGTTTCAACAAGGATCGCCGCGGCCAGCGGGGGCGCGGCAAGCGCGATGATTTCGGCAATTTCGACAGCTTCGAACCTGCACCCTATGGCGGCGATAGCTATGGCGGTGGGCGCGGCGGCTTCGGCGACCGCGATCGCGGTGGTTTCGGCGGCGGCGACCGTGGCGGCGGCTTCGGTGGCGGCGATCGCGGCGGCTTCGGCGGCGGCGGTGGTGGCGGCTTCGGCGGCGGACGCGGCGGCGGCATGCCGGCGCAGGTCGTCGGCGAAGGCAATGGCACGGTGAAATTCTTCAACCCGTCGAAGGGCTTCGGCTTCGTCGCCCGCGACGACGGCGGCGAGGACGTGTTCGTGCACATCAGCGCGGTCGAGCAGGCGGGCCTGCAGGGTCTCGCCTCGGGCCAGCCGCTCGGCTTCACGCTCGTCGAACGCAACGGCAAGGTGTCGGCGATCGATCTCAAGATCGAAGGCGAGCCGCTGCCGGTCGAGGAATTCGCTCCGCGTCGCGACGATCGCGGCGGCCCCGGCGGCGACCGTCCGGGCGGCGCCCGCGGCCGGCGCCAGCTGACCGGCGAACGCACCTCGGGCACGGTGAAGTTCTTCAACACCACCAAGGGCTTCGGCTTTATCGCGCGCGATGACGGACAGGCCGATGCCTTCGTCCACATCAGCGCCGTCCAGCGCGCCGGCATGGCGGGCCTCGAAGAGGGCGACCGCGTCGCTTTCGACATCGAGGTCGACGATCGCGGCAAGTTCGCCGCGGTGAACCTGCAGCCGCATCAGGACTGA
- a CDS encoding phytase has product MLRSLLLAPFATLLAAADRAPLPEVPARAETAPVTDSKGDRADDPAIWRNPDDPTKSLVISTDKKAGIAIHDLAGRLLSFQPLGDLNNVNLRNNVRIAGRKATLVAASDRSDKDVPLLHLFRLDPAGPTLSRSAPSPRPRGRPMASASIAAAAGSTPSWCIRKA; this is encoded by the coding sequence ATGCTCCGCTCCCTGCTCCTCGCCCCATTCGCCACCCTCCTCGCCGCCGCGGATCGCGCCCCGCTGCCTGAGGTTCCGGCGCGCGCCGAGACTGCGCCGGTCACCGACAGCAAGGGCGACCGCGCCGACGACCCCGCAATCTGGCGTAACCCCGACGATCCCACGAAAAGCCTCGTCATCTCGACCGACAAGAAGGCGGGCATCGCGATCCATGACCTCGCTGGCCGACTACTCAGCTTTCAGCCACTCGGCGACCTCAACAATGTCAACCTGCGCAACAATGTAAGGATCGCCGGCCGCAAGGCGACGCTGGTCGCAGCGTCGGACCGCAGCGACAAGGACGTGCCGCTGCTTCACCTCTTTCGTCTCGACCCCGCCGGTCCGACCCTATCCCGATCGGCACCATCGCCTCGCCCGAGGGGCAGGCCTATGGCCTCTGCCTCCATCGCCGCGGCGGCGGGATCGACGCCTTCATGGTGCATAAGGAAGGCGTGA
- a CDS encoding ribonuclease D, whose amino-acid sequence MSVYFHEEDLPEGVLGPGAVAIDTETMGLNPLRDRLCLVQISDGTGDEHLVRFGPGSAYDAPVLKAILTDPNRLKLFHFARFDIAALQQALGVVTAPVYCTKIASKLVRTYTDRHGLKELVRELLGQDVSKQQQSSDWGAAELSEAQRDYAASDVRFLHAMKEVLDARLAREGRTELAQACFDFLPTRAALDLAGWPEVDIFAHT is encoded by the coding sequence ATGAGCGTCTATTTCCACGAAGAAGATCTGCCCGAAGGGGTGCTGGGCCCCGGCGCCGTCGCCATCGATACCGAGACCATGGGGCTCAACCCGCTGCGCGACCGGCTGTGCCTCGTCCAGATCAGCGACGGGACGGGCGACGAGCATCTGGTCCGCTTCGGCCCCGGCAGCGCCTATGACGCGCCGGTGCTGAAGGCGATATTGACCGATCCCAACCGTCTGAAACTGTTCCATTTTGCCCGGTTCGACATCGCGGCGCTGCAGCAGGCGCTCGGCGTGGTGACCGCGCCCGTCTATTGCACAAAGATCGCCTCGAAGCTGGTGCGCACCTACACCGACCGCCACGGGCTCAAGGAACTGGTGCGCGAACTGCTCGGACAGGACGTGTCGAAACAGCAGCAGTCGAGCGACTGGGGCGCCGCCGAACTCAGCGAGGCGCAGCGCGATTATGCGGCGAGCGACGTCCGCTTCCTGCACGCGATGAAGGAGGTGCTCGACGCCCGGCTGGCGCGCGAGGGACGCACCGAGCTGGCGCAGGCCTGTTTCGATTTCCTGCCGACGCGCGCGGCGCTCGACCTTGCGGGCTGGCCCGAGGTCGACATTTTCGCGCACACGTAA